A portion of the Stigmatopora argus isolate UIUO_Sarg chromosome 15, RoL_Sarg_1.0, whole genome shotgun sequence genome contains these proteins:
- the fosl2 gene encoding fos-related antigen 2 isoform X2, protein MPGSNSAFIPTINAITSSQDLQWMVQPTVITSMSNPYSRSHPYGHHLSNGVGPAGHNPLARPGVIRSVGDARGRRRRDEQLTPEEEEKRRVRRERNKLAAAKCRNRRRELTELLQGETEKLEEEKADLQKEIQCLQKEKEKLEFMLVAHNPACRLPDDEDDDDDVRRRPPHHRRCAPPPLTAPRHHHVVVKQEPDEAPLAKAQRSVIKPICLGPGHVGHGGGGHGGVGQGGVGHGGVGHGGVGLGHIADGDSLNTPVVAASTPAAAPGAPNLIFTYPSMLEADSPSPSSESCSKAHRRGGGVAVGGDQSSDSLNSPTLLAL, encoded by the exons ATGCCCGGCTCCAACAGTGCCTTCATCCCCACCATTAATGCCATCACCAGCAGCCAAGACCTCCAGTGGATGGTGCAGCCCACCGTCATCACGTCCATGTCTAACCCCTACTCGCGCTCCCACCCTTACGGCCATCACCTGAGCAACGGGGTAGGGCCGGCGGGCCACAACCCCTTGGCCCGCCCCGGGGTCATCCGCTCGGTCGGGGACGCCAGGGGCCGGCGCAGGAGAGACGAGCAG CTGACCCCTGAGGAAGAAGAGAAGAGGAGGGTCAGGCGCGAGAGGAACAAGCTGGCCGCCGCCAAATGCCGCAACCGCAGACGCGAGTTGACCGAGCTGCTGCAAGGG GAGACGGAGAAACTGGAGGAGGAGAAAGCCGACCTGCAGAAAGAAATCCAATGCCTCCAGAAAGAGAAGGAAAAGCTGGAGTTCATGCTGGTGGCCCACAACCCGGCGTGCAGGCTGCCCGACGatgaagacgacgacgacgacgtccGGCGCCGCCCTCCGCACCATCGGCGCTGCGCCCCGCCGCCCTTGACGGCCCCCCGCCACCACCATGTGGTGGTCAAGCAGGAGCCGGACGAAGCGCCCCTGGCCAAGGCCCAGCGTTCGGTCATCAAGCCCATCTGCCTGGGTCCCGGTCACGTGggccacggcggcggcggccacggCGGCGTCGGCCAAGGCGGCGTCGGCCACGGCGGCGTGGGCCACGGCGGCGTCGGCCTCGGCCACATCGCCGACGGCGACAGCCTCAACACGCCCGTGGTGGCGGCGTCCACCCCGGCCGCCGCGCCCGGCGCCCCCAACCTCATCTTCACCTACCCCAGCATGCTGGAAGCCGACAGCCCCTCGCCCTCCTCCGAGTCGTGCTCCAAGGCGCACCGTCGCGGAGGGGGCGTCGCCGTGGGCGGCGACCAATCCTCGGACTCCCTCAACTCGCCCACGTTGCTGGCCCTGTGA
- the LOC144089754 gene encoding uncharacterized protein LOC144089754 isoform X1: MKLSFLWPLACFASVLMPPSAARGHRHGISGNHSVTPEAGPHPRFRLGSGQKASEDLAGGAELPAEVQRSDRSARSPAGGYSAQEPRNLISAITASSNCRNRPIDLVFIVDSSRSVRPAEFEKAKDFLIDMVDTLEIGSDATRVGLVNYASTVKIEFLLNTYFDKRALKEALARVQPLASGTMTGVAIRAAVDKAFVPEAGARPASMNIAKVAIVVTDGRPQDQVEEVSAAARAAGIEIYAVGVDRADLMSLRLMASQPLEDHVFYVETYGVIEKLTGKFRETLCGVDACSRGHRCQQVCVSNDGSDSYTCQCWAGYVLNADKRTCSRPDACSRGHDCQHICVNSGDSYVCKCASGYVLNPDQKSCSRADPCAAGHDCEHICVDSGDSYICKCHVGYVLNADGKSCSRVDPCARGNDCQHICVNNGNSYYCRCQAGYVLNLDQKTCSRPDACALGHNCQHTCVNSGDSYVCKCRAGYLLNADRRSCSRPDACALGHDCQHICVNSGDSYVCKCRAGYLLNADRRTCSRPDACSLGHNCHHTCVNSGDSYICKCRAGYLLNADRRTCSQELRAEITEDACKCEAQILFQKKVQSSIQELSRRLDDLSGRLNQIEDQPQY, from the exons ATGAAGCTCTCGTTCCTTTGGCCACTGGCCTGTTTCGCCAGCGTCTTGATGCCGCCCAGCGCCGCCCGGGGTCACCGGCACGGCATTTCGGGCAACCATTCCGTCACCCCCGAGGCGGGCCCGCACCCGAGGTTCCGCCTCGGGTCCGGCCAAAAAGCCTCCGAGGACCTGGCCGGCGGGGCTGAACTTCCTGCAGAGGTCCAGAGGAGCGACCGCAGCGCACGGTCCCCCGCCGGCGGCTACTCGGCGCAGGAACCGCGCAACCTCATCTCGGCGA TCACGGCGTCGTCCAACTGCAGGAACCGTCCCATCGACCTGGTCTTCATCGTGGACAGCTCGCGCAGCGTGCGGCCGGCCGAGTTCGAGAAAGCCAAGGACTTCCTGATCGACATGGTGGACACGCTGGAGATCGGCTCGGACGCCACCCGGGTGGGGCTGGTCAATTACGCCAGCACGGTCAAGATCGAGTTCCTGTTGAACACCTACTTCGACAAGCGGGCCCTGAAAGAAGCCCTGGCCCGCGTGCAGCCCCTGGCCTCCGGCACCATGACGGGCGTGGCCATCCGGGCCGCCGTGGACAAAGCCTTCGTGCCGGAGGCGGGGGCGCGGCCCGCCTCCATGAACATCGCCAAGGTGGCCATCGTGGTGACCGACGGGAGGCCCCAGGACCAGGTGGAAGAGGTCTCGGCGGCGGCCCGGGCGGCCGGCATCGAAATCTACGCGGTGGGCGTGGACAGGGCCGACCTGATGTCCCTCCGCCTCATGGCCAGCCAGCCCCTGGAAGACCACGTCTTTTACGTGGAGACCTACGGCGTCATAGAGAAGCTGACCGGAAAATTTAGGGAGACATTATGTG GAGTGGACGCGTGCTCTCGCGGCCATCGCTGCCAGCAGGTTTGCGTCTCCAACGACGGCAGCGACTCGTACACGTGTCAGTGTTGGGCCGGCTACGTCCTCAACGCGGACAAGAGGACGTGCTCAC GCCCGGACGCCTGTTCCCGCGGACACGACTGCCAGCACATTTGCGTCAACAGCGGCGACTCGTACGTCTGCAAGTGCGCCTCGGGGTACGTCCTCAACCCGGACCAAAAGTCCTGCTCGC GCGCGGATCCGTGCGCCGCCGGACACGACTGCGAGCACATCTGCGTGGACAGCGGAGACTCTTACATCTGCAAATGCCACGTGGGATACGTATTGAACGCGGACGGAAAATCCTGTTCAC GTGTGGATCCGTGCGCCAGAGGGAACGACTGCCAGCATATCTGCGTCAACAACGGCAACTCTTACTACTGCAGATGTCAAGCGGGCTACGTGCTCAATCTGGATCAGAAAACGTGCTCAC GTCCGGACGCTTGCGCCCTCGGACACAACTGCCAGCACACCTGCGTCAACAGCGGGGATTCCTACGTTTGCAAGTGCCGCGCCGGATACCTCTTGAACGCCGACCGCCGCTCGTGCTCAC GCCCGGACGCTTGCGCCCTCGGACACGACTGCCAGCACATTTGCGTCAACAGCGGAGATTCGTACGTCTGCAAGTGCCGCGCCGGATACCTCTTGAACGCCGACCGCAGAACGTGCTCAC GTCCGGACGCCTGTTCGCTTGGGCACAACTGCCATCACACGTGCGTCAACAGCGGGGACTCGTACATTTGCAAGTGCCGCGCCGGGTACCTCTTGAACGCCGACCGTAGGACCTGCTCAC AGGAACTGAGAGCAGAAATAACAGAGGACGCCTGCAAGTGTGAAGCTCAGATTCTGTTCCAGAAAAAAGTGCAGTCAAGCATTCAAGAGTTGAGCAGAAGAC TGGATGACCTTTCAGGCCGATTGAACCAGATTGAGGACCAACCGCAGTATTAA
- the fosl2 gene encoding fos-related antigen 2 isoform X1 produces the protein MYQEYSGNYDTSSRGSSSTSPAQPESFGSGGGVGVGVSVSGVNGVNGVNGVNGVGIGNPVSTSTSSYQKFRVDMPGSNSAFIPTINAITSSQDLQWMVQPTVITSMSNPYSRSHPYGHHLSNGVGPAGHNPLARPGVIRSVGDARGRRRRDEQLTPEEEEKRRVRRERNKLAAAKCRNRRRELTELLQGETEKLEEEKADLQKEIQCLQKEKEKLEFMLVAHNPACRLPDDEDDDDDVRRRPPHHRRCAPPPLTAPRHHHVVVKQEPDEAPLAKAQRSVIKPICLGPGHVGHGGGGHGGVGQGGVGHGGVGHGGVGLGHIADGDSLNTPVVAASTPAAAPGAPNLIFTYPSMLEADSPSPSSESCSKAHRRGGGVAVGGDQSSDSLNSPTLLAL, from the exons ATGTACCAGGAATACTCCGGGAATTACGACACCTCGTCCCGCGGCAGCAGCAGCACTTCACCGGCTCAGCCCGAGTCCTTCgggagcggcggcggcgtcggcgtcggcgtcAGCGTTAGCGGCGTCAACGGCGTCAACGGCGTCAACGGCGTCAACGGCGTCGGCATCGGAAACCCCGTCTCTACCTCCACCTCAAGCTACCAG AAATTCCGTGTGGACATGCCCGGCTCCAACAGTGCCTTCATCCCCACCATTAATGCCATCACCAGCAGCCAAGACCTCCAGTGGATGGTGCAGCCCACCGTCATCACGTCCATGTCTAACCCCTACTCGCGCTCCCACCCTTACGGCCATCACCTGAGCAACGGGGTAGGGCCGGCGGGCCACAACCCCTTGGCCCGCCCCGGGGTCATCCGCTCGGTCGGGGACGCCAGGGGCCGGCGCAGGAGAGACGAGCAG CTGACCCCTGAGGAAGAAGAGAAGAGGAGGGTCAGGCGCGAGAGGAACAAGCTGGCCGCCGCCAAATGCCGCAACCGCAGACGCGAGTTGACCGAGCTGCTGCAAGGG GAGACGGAGAAACTGGAGGAGGAGAAAGCCGACCTGCAGAAAGAAATCCAATGCCTCCAGAAAGAGAAGGAAAAGCTGGAGTTCATGCTGGTGGCCCACAACCCGGCGTGCAGGCTGCCCGACGatgaagacgacgacgacgacgtccGGCGCCGCCCTCCGCACCATCGGCGCTGCGCCCCGCCGCCCTTGACGGCCCCCCGCCACCACCATGTGGTGGTCAAGCAGGAGCCGGACGAAGCGCCCCTGGCCAAGGCCCAGCGTTCGGTCATCAAGCCCATCTGCCTGGGTCCCGGTCACGTGggccacggcggcggcggccacggCGGCGTCGGCCAAGGCGGCGTCGGCCACGGCGGCGTGGGCCACGGCGGCGTCGGCCTCGGCCACATCGCCGACGGCGACAGCCTCAACACGCCCGTGGTGGCGGCGTCCACCCCGGCCGCCGCGCCCGGCGCCCCCAACCTCATCTTCACCTACCCCAGCATGCTGGAAGCCGACAGCCCCTCGCCCTCCTCCGAGTCGTGCTCCAAGGCGCACCGTCGCGGAGGGGGCGTCGCCGTGGGCGGCGACCAATCCTCGGACTCCCTCAACTCGCCCACGTTGCTGGCCCTGTGA
- the wdr35 gene encoding WD repeat-containing protein 35 has translation MFIYLYKKIAIPRSIHLKCVSWNKDQGFIACGGDDGLLKVLKLETQTDDAKLKGLAAPSNLSMNQTLGGHSGAVQVVTWNEQFEKLTTSDQNGLIIVWMLYKGVWYEEMINNRNKSVVRSMSWNADGQKICIVYEDGAVIVGSVDGNRIWGKELKGNQLAHVAWSPDSKILLFGMANGEVQIFDNHGNFIMKLTIGCLTNVTGAARIAGIHWYSGTRGYVEPQCPCLAICFQNGRCQVMRHETDEKPVCIDTTVNVVSVQWNHCGSVLALAGSFKDFNSDAEINVVQFYTPFGEHLRTLKVPGKQMTGIAWEGGGLRMSLAVDSYIYFANIRPDYKWGFCCSTVVYAFTKPERREYCVIFWDTKNNEKFVKYVKSLMSITTSGDFCTLASKAEDPQAQGNAESESGSRAKYALILCNSIGTPLDSKYIDICPMFVTMTRTHVIAASKEAFYLWQYRVANKLTALEINQVTRTKKEGRERVYHIDGSTTGVNDNGEDFAKAFTATRDPVCCCTATDKTLIVGRESGLLHRYSLPNVVLIQKYMMHRAHHLSLNCTSSRLAIIDISGVLTLLEVEVHGSAGDATGGARVSVGDPAKFERKDVWDMKWAKDNPDLFAMMEKTTMYVFRNLDPEEPIQTSGYICNFEDLEIKSVLLDEIMKDPESPNKDNLINFEIRSLRDSRALIEKVGIADASQFIEDNPHPRLWRLLAEAALQKVDLKTAEQAFVRCKDNQGIEFVKRLGNLQSEPMKRAEVAAYFSRFEEAERMYLDMDRRDLAISLRMKLGDWFRVLQLLQTGSGDCDDALLEQAYNAIGDYFADRQKWVNAVQYYLQGRHQEKLAECYYMLEDYDSLEKLSHSLSENHPLLPEIGQMFTTVGMCQQAVDAYLKCNRAKAAVDTCVHLNQWNKAVELARSHKMKEIKPLLSKYASHLLEKNKILEAVELYQKAHHFLDAAKLMFKIADEEAKKRSRPLRVKKLYVLAARLVENHHEQKKTSQQSKAKGKKSEATFALAGLLEEDTASSDNRILDNAWRGAEAYHFFLLAQRQLYGGCTENAMHTALHLREYEDIIPAAEIYSLLAVCSSSSRAFGTCSQAFIKLEAAESLEPEQRQLYEDLALEIFTKHAPKDGHKSEPDAPSDGTAERLPTCIVSGRPIRDYHLWMCTVCKHCAQSHEISKYNYCPLCHSSLA, from the exons ATGTTTATCTATCTGTACAAAAAG ATTGCCATCCCCAGGAGCATTCACTTGAAATGCGTCTCCTGGAACAAAGATCAGGGCTTCATCGCCTGTGGAGGGGACGACGGCCTCTTAAAAGTGCTCAAACTTGAAACGCAGACGG ATGACGCCAAACTTAAAGGACTTGCGGCACCCAGCAATTTATCCATGAACCAGACATTGGGGGGACACAGCG GTGCCGTCCAAGTAGTGACATGGAACGAACAGTTTGAGAAACTGACAACCAGTGACCAGAATGGACTCATCATCGTGTGGATGCTCTACAAAG GTGTGTGGTACGAGGAAATGATCAATAACAGGAACAAATCGGTGGTGAGGAGCATGAGTTGGAACGCCGACGGTCAAAAGATCTGCATCGTCTACGAAGACGGGGCGGTCATAGTTGGATCCGTGGACG GTAACCGGATTTGGGGAAAGGAGCTGAAAGGAAATCAGCTGGCACATGTGGCGTGGTCTCCGGACAGCAAGATTCTGCTCTTCGGCATGGCTAACGGGGAAGTGCAGATCTTTGACAATCATGGCAATTTCATA atGAAACTGACCATCGGCTGCCTGACCAACGTGACGGGAGCCGCCAGGATAGCAGGCATTCACTGGTACTCGGGAACCAGAGGTTACGTCGAACCCCAGTGTCCCTGTCTGGCTATCTGTTTTCAAAACGGAAGATGTCAGGTCATGCGCCACGAGACGGACGAAA AGCCGGTCTGTATTGACACCACCGTGAATGTGGTCAGCGTTCAGTGGAACCATTGCGGCAGTGTGCTGGCGCTGGCCGGTTCCTTCAAGGATTTCAACTCCGATGCAGAAATCAACGTGGTGCAGTTTTATACGCCCTTCGGAGAG CACCTTCGAACGTTGAAAGTGCCAGGCAAGCAAATGACGGGAATTGCCTGGGAAGGCGGCGGACTGCGCATGAGCCTGGCCGTGGACTCCTACATCTATTTTGCCAACATCAGACCCGATTACAAA TGGGGCTTCTGCTGCAGCACAGTAGTCTACGCTTTCACAAAGCCAGAGCGCCGGGAATACTGCGTCATCTTCTGGGACACTAAAAACAATGAGAAATTTGTCAAGTACGTCAAGAGTCTCATGTCCATCACCACGTCGGGGGACTTCTGCACCCTGGCCAGCAAGGCGGAAGACCCCCAGGCCCAG GGAAACGCCGAGTCAGAGTCTGGGAGTCGTGCAAAG TATGCCCTGATTTTGTGCAACTCCATTGGGACGCCGTTGGACTCCAAGTACATTGACATTT GTCCGATGTTCGTCACCATGACCAGGACTCACGTGATCGCCGCCTCCAAGGAGGCTTTCTACTTGTGGCAATACAGAGTGGCCAACAAATTAACCGCCCTGGAGATCAACCAAGTGACCAGAACCAAGAAGGAAGGGAGAGAAAG GGTCTATCACATAGACGGCAGTACGACCGGCGTCAACGACAACGGAGAAGACTTTGCCAAAGCCTTCACC GCAACGAGAGATCCCGTCTGTTGTTGCACGGCCACAGATAAGACGCTGATTGTG GGCCGCGAATCAGGCCTTCTCCACAGATATAGCCTGCCAAATGTCGTTCTCATCCAGAAATACATGATGCACCGAGCCCACCATCTCTCTTTAAACTGCACCTCCAG TCGACTGGCCATCATTGACATCTCAGGCGTGCTGACTTTGCTGGAAGTGGAGGTTCACGGCTCGGCGGGGGACGCCACCGGCGGCGCTCGGGTCTCCGTCGGGGACCCGGCCAAGTTTGAACGCAAGGATGTTTGGGACATGAAGTGGGCCAAGGACAACCCCGATCTCTTTGCCATGATGGAAAAGACCACCATGTACGTCTTCAGGAACCTGGACCCGGAG GAACCCATCCAGACGTCGGGATATATCTGCAACTTTGAGGACCTGGAGATCAAGTCTGTCCTGCTGGACGAAATCATGAAG GACCCGGAGAGCCCCAACAAAGACAACCTCATCAACTTTGAAATCCGTTCCTTGAGAGACAGCCGCGCTCTGATTGAAAAAGTGGGCATCGCAGACGCCTCGCAATTCATCGAGGATAATCCCCATCCGAGACTCTG GCGTCTGCTGGCCGAGGCGGCCCTCCAGAAGGTGGACTTGAAGACCGCCGAGCAGGCCTTTGTCCGCTGCAAGGACAACCAAGGCATCGAGTTTGTCAAGCGCCTGGGGAACCTGCAGAGCGAGCCCATGAAACGGGCCGAGGTGGCGGCTTACTTCAGCCGCTTCGAGGAAGCCGAGCGCATGTACTTGGACATGGACCGGAG GGACCTGGCCATTAGCCTTCGGATGAAGCTGGGAGACTGGTTCCGAGTGCTCCAGCTGCTCCAAACCGGCTCCGGGGACTGCGACGACGCTCTACTGGAGCAAGCCTACAACGCCATCGGAGACTACTTTGCCGACAGACAAAAATG GGTCAACGCAGTGCAGTACTATCTTCAGGGCCGCCACCAGGAGAAGTTGGCAGAATGCTACTACATGCTGGAGGACTACGATAGCTTGGAAAAGTTGAGCCACTCGCTCTCGGAAAATCACCCGCTTTTGCCG GAGATCGGCCAGATGTTTACCACGGTGGGCATGTGCCAGCAGGCCGTGGACGCTTACCTGAAATGCAACCGGGCCAAGGCCGCCGTGGACACTTGCGTCCATCTCAACCAG TGGAACAAAGCTGTGGAACTAGCCCGCAGCCACAAAATGAAAGAGATTAAACCCCTCCTGTCCAAATATGCTTCCCATCTCCTCGAGAAGAACAAAATTCTGGAGGCAGTAGAATTGTATCAAAAGGCGCACCATTTTCTGGATGCCGCCAAGCTCATGTTTAAG ATAGCTGACGAGGAGGCCAAGAAAAGGTCTCGGCCACTGCGGGTCAAGAAACTCTACGTGCTGGCGGCTCGTCTGGTGGAAAACCACCACGAGCAGAAGAAGACGTCGCAACAGAGTAAAGCTAAAGGGAAAAAGTCGGAG GCCACCTTTGCGCTGGCCGGGCTCCTGGAGGAAGACACGGCCTCTTCGGACAATCGCATACTGGACAACGCGTGGCGTGGAGCCGAGGCCTATCACTTCTTCCTGCTGGCTCAAAGGCAGTTGTACGGAGGCTGCACGGAGAACGCCATGCACACCG CCCTTCACCTTCGCGAGTACGAGGACATCATCCCCGCGGCGGAGATCTACTCGCTGCTGGCCGTCTGCTCGTCTTCCAGCCGGGCCTTCGGCACCTGCTCGCAGGCCTTCATCAAGCTGGAGGCCGCGGAGAGCCTGGAGCCCGAGCAGCGGCAGCTCTACGAAGACCTGGCCCTGGAGATCTTCACCAAGCACGCGCCCAAAGACGGCCACAAGTCGGAGCCGGACGCCCCCTCGGACGG GACAGCCGAGAGGTTGCCCACCTGCATCGTGAGCGGTCGCCCCATCCGGGACTATCACCTGTGGATGTGCACCGTGTGCAAGCACTGCGCCCAGAGCCACGAGATCAGCAAGTACAACTACTGCCCGCTGTGTCACAGCAGCCTGGCCTGA
- the LOC144089754 gene encoding uncharacterized protein LOC144089754 isoform X2 gives MKLSFLWPLACFASVLMPPSAARGHRHGISGNHSVTPEAGPHPRFRLGSGQKASEDLAGGAELPAEVQRSDRSARSPAGGYSAQEPRNLISAITASSNCRNRPIDLVFIVDSSRSVRPAEFEKAKDFLIDMVDTLEIGSDATRVGLVNYASTVKIEFLLNTYFDKRALKEALARVQPLASGTMTGVAIRAAVDKAFVPEAGARPASMNIAKVAIVVTDGRPQDQVEEVSAAARAAGIEIYAVGVDRADLMSLRLMASQPLEDHVFYVETYGVIEKLTGKFRETLCGVDACSRGHRCQQVCVSNDGSDSYTCQCWAGYVLNADKRTCSRPDACSRGHDCQHICVNSGDSYVCKCASGYVLNPDQKSCSRADPCAAGHDCEHICVDSGDSYICKCHVGYVLNADGKSCSRVDPCARGNDCQHICVNNGNSYYCRCQAGYVLNLDQKTCSRPDACALGHNCQHTCVNSGDSYVCKCRAGYLLNADRRSCSRPDACALGHDCQHICVNSGDSYVCKCRAGYLLNADRRTCSRPDACSLGHNCHHTCVNSGDSYICKCRAGYLLNADRRTCSLVKERALWEAPSNVRARPPHLSRGHLWTFYRRSINEWTPGL, from the exons ATGAAGCTCTCGTTCCTTTGGCCACTGGCCTGTTTCGCCAGCGTCTTGATGCCGCCCAGCGCCGCCCGGGGTCACCGGCACGGCATTTCGGGCAACCATTCCGTCACCCCCGAGGCGGGCCCGCACCCGAGGTTCCGCCTCGGGTCCGGCCAAAAAGCCTCCGAGGACCTGGCCGGCGGGGCTGAACTTCCTGCAGAGGTCCAGAGGAGCGACCGCAGCGCACGGTCCCCCGCCGGCGGCTACTCGGCGCAGGAACCGCGCAACCTCATCTCGGCGA TCACGGCGTCGTCCAACTGCAGGAACCGTCCCATCGACCTGGTCTTCATCGTGGACAGCTCGCGCAGCGTGCGGCCGGCCGAGTTCGAGAAAGCCAAGGACTTCCTGATCGACATGGTGGACACGCTGGAGATCGGCTCGGACGCCACCCGGGTGGGGCTGGTCAATTACGCCAGCACGGTCAAGATCGAGTTCCTGTTGAACACCTACTTCGACAAGCGGGCCCTGAAAGAAGCCCTGGCCCGCGTGCAGCCCCTGGCCTCCGGCACCATGACGGGCGTGGCCATCCGGGCCGCCGTGGACAAAGCCTTCGTGCCGGAGGCGGGGGCGCGGCCCGCCTCCATGAACATCGCCAAGGTGGCCATCGTGGTGACCGACGGGAGGCCCCAGGACCAGGTGGAAGAGGTCTCGGCGGCGGCCCGGGCGGCCGGCATCGAAATCTACGCGGTGGGCGTGGACAGGGCCGACCTGATGTCCCTCCGCCTCATGGCCAGCCAGCCCCTGGAAGACCACGTCTTTTACGTGGAGACCTACGGCGTCATAGAGAAGCTGACCGGAAAATTTAGGGAGACATTATGTG GAGTGGACGCGTGCTCTCGCGGCCATCGCTGCCAGCAGGTTTGCGTCTCCAACGACGGCAGCGACTCGTACACGTGTCAGTGTTGGGCCGGCTACGTCCTCAACGCGGACAAGAGGACGTGCTCAC GCCCGGACGCCTGTTCCCGCGGACACGACTGCCAGCACATTTGCGTCAACAGCGGCGACTCGTACGTCTGCAAGTGCGCCTCGGGGTACGTCCTCAACCCGGACCAAAAGTCCTGCTCGC GCGCGGATCCGTGCGCCGCCGGACACGACTGCGAGCACATCTGCGTGGACAGCGGAGACTCTTACATCTGCAAATGCCACGTGGGATACGTATTGAACGCGGACGGAAAATCCTGTTCAC GTGTGGATCCGTGCGCCAGAGGGAACGACTGCCAGCATATCTGCGTCAACAACGGCAACTCTTACTACTGCAGATGTCAAGCGGGCTACGTGCTCAATCTGGATCAGAAAACGTGCTCAC GTCCGGACGCTTGCGCCCTCGGACACAACTGCCAGCACACCTGCGTCAACAGCGGGGATTCCTACGTTTGCAAGTGCCGCGCCGGATACCTCTTGAACGCCGACCGCCGCTCGTGCTCAC GCCCGGACGCTTGCGCCCTCGGACACGACTGCCAGCACATTTGCGTCAACAGCGGAGATTCGTACGTCTGCAAGTGCCGCGCCGGATACCTCTTGAACGCCGACCGCAGAACGTGCTCAC GTCCGGACGCCTGTTCGCTTGGGCACAACTGCCATCACACGTGCGTCAACAGCGGGGACTCGTACATTTGCAAGTGCCGCGCCGGGTACCTCTTGAACGCCGACCGTAGGACCTGCTCAC TCGTGAAGGAGCGAGCGCTTTGGGAGGCCCCGTCCAACGTCCGGGCCCGCCCGCCGCATCTCTCTCGTGGTCATTTATGGACGTTTTACCGGCGCTCCATAAATGAGTGGACACCAGGACTCTGA